One genomic window of Candidatus Palauibacter australiensis includes the following:
- the alr gene encoding alanine racemase produces MDRPSSPLPRRRFLHLTGAALGLAATSGCATAARTRGTGAGLLSAGAATDRVYTPERFDPWIELDRAAWTHNVREAARLAGGRPILAVVKNNAYGLGDRAVGPLLAGMPEVGGIAAVRVEEALAMREEGVTKPIVVMAEGSEDEIEELARHDVLPSVWLDDAPARLRSVSRRLGRPVPVQLFIDTGMNREGMPYTRARGWIEELVQSEYVDVNGTYTMFIHDLDFNREQLARFEELLAWARGKNLPLGTLHASPSFELFNLPEAHYDMVRPGNALFGNHLSGGEGAREMADLRPVFRMNARVVRVERLKPGDGAGFRHTFTADRATWVALLPIGRTDGYPSEANGTCDVLINGRLYPVAGGVNSAHTILDIGPEKTVEVGDVATLIGPDHPSVLPHTVAERTGRGFLGIIQSMNPRLPRRVV; encoded by the coding sequence ATGGATCGCCCGTCATCGCCTCTCCCGCGCCGCCGGTTCCTCCACCTGACCGGGGCCGCCCTGGGGCTTGCCGCCACCTCCGGCTGCGCGACCGCCGCGAGAACGCGCGGTACGGGTGCCGGCCTGCTGTCCGCCGGTGCAGCGACCGACCGCGTCTACACTCCCGAGCGCTTCGACCCGTGGATCGAACTCGACCGCGCCGCCTGGACCCACAACGTCCGCGAGGCCGCGCGGCTGGCGGGCGGCCGCCCCATCCTCGCCGTCGTAAAGAACAACGCGTACGGCCTGGGCGACCGTGCGGTCGGGCCGCTCCTCGCCGGGATGCCCGAGGTGGGCGGCATCGCCGCCGTGCGCGTCGAGGAGGCGCTCGCCATGCGGGAGGAGGGGGTGACCAAGCCCATCGTGGTCATGGCCGAGGGATCCGAGGATGAGATCGAGGAGCTGGCGAGACACGACGTGCTCCCGTCCGTGTGGCTGGATGATGCGCCCGCGCGGCTGCGGAGCGTGTCCAGGCGACTCGGCCGTCCCGTGCCCGTTCAGCTCTTCATCGATACGGGGATGAACCGGGAGGGGATGCCGTACACCCGCGCGCGCGGGTGGATCGAGGAACTCGTGCAGAGCGAATACGTCGACGTGAACGGCACCTACACCATGTTCATTCACGATCTCGACTTCAACCGGGAGCAGCTTGCGCGCTTCGAGGAACTCCTCGCCTGGGCCCGCGGGAAGAACCTTCCCCTCGGCACCCTCCACGCTTCGCCCTCCTTCGAACTGTTCAACCTGCCCGAGGCGCACTACGACATGGTGCGGCCCGGGAACGCGCTGTTCGGAAACCACCTTTCCGGCGGGGAGGGCGCCCGGGAGATGGCCGACCTCAGGCCCGTGTTTCGCATGAACGCGCGCGTCGTGCGGGTCGAGCGCCTCAAGCCGGGCGACGGCGCGGGTTTCCGCCACACCTTCACCGCCGACCGGGCCACCTGGGTGGCGCTGCTGCCGATCGGCCGTACCGACGGCTATCCGTCCGAGGCGAACGGGACGTGCGACGTGCTGATCAACGGCCGCCTGTACCCCGTCGCCGGCGGGGTCAACTCCGCGCACACCATCCTCGACATCGGCCCGGAGAAGACGGTCGAGGTCGGCGACGTCGCCACCCTTATCGGCCCCGACCATCCGTCCGTGCTCCCCCACACCGTCGCCGAACGGACGGGCCGCGGCTTCCTCGGCATCATCCAGTCCATGAATCCACGGCTCCCGAGACGCGTGGTGTAG
- a CDS encoding type II toxin-antitoxin system VapC family toxin, whose translation MRLLLDTHAFLWWVSDFRHIAESARQAIADPDSEVFVSAVSGWEIAIKKAKGRLAAPDNLAAVVEEKRFAHLPLTFDHAERAATLPLHHRDPFDRMLIAQARAEGLILVTRDSRIPLYDVPTLRA comes from the coding sequence ATGCGGCTGCTGCTCGACACACACGCGTTTCTCTGGTGGGTGTCCGACTTTCGTCACATCGCCGAATCGGCGCGGCAGGCGATCGCGGACCCGGACAGCGAGGTGTTCGTGAGCGCCGTCTCCGGGTGGGAGATCGCGATCAAGAAGGCCAAGGGTCGACTTGCCGCACCGGACAACCTGGCGGCCGTGGTGGAGGAAAAGCGGTTCGCGCACCTGCCGCTGACGTTCGATCACGCCGAGCGAGCGGCGACCCTGCCGCTGCACCACCGCGATCCGTTCGACAGGATGCTCATCGCTCAGGCCCGGGCTGAAGGGCTCATCCTCGTCACCCGCGATTCGCGCATCCCGCTTTACGACGTGCCTACGCTGCGGGCTTAA
- a CDS encoding type II toxin-antitoxin system prevent-host-death family antitoxin has translation MKVNMHEAKSQLSRLARLAREGEEVVICNSGQPWVRLTPYEESVEPRQPGGLEGRIVMAPDFDDEDDEIVAAFENSRIFPGAD, from the coding sequence ATGAAGGTCAACATGCATGAAGCAAAGTCACAGCTTTCCCGTCTCGCCAGGCTGGCCCGAGAGGGGGAAGAGGTCGTGATCTGCAACTCGGGACAACCGTGGGTGCGGTTGACGCCGTACGAGGAATCCGTCGAGCCTCGACAGCCGGGCGGTCTGGAGGGGCGGATCGTGATGGCTCCGGACTTCGACGACGAGGATGACGAGATCGTTGCGGCGTTCGAAAACTCCAGAATCTTCCCCGGCGCTGACTGA
- a CDS encoding type II toxin-antitoxin system ParD family antitoxin encodes MNTMNISLPAPMKSFVDQQVAERGYGSCSAYIRELIRRDQDRQHLRGLLLEGGESDPAVTADTAYFDALRARVRRHATE; translated from the coding sequence ATGAACACCATGAACATCTCGCTTCCCGCCCCGATGAAGTCGTTTGTCGACCAGCAGGTCGCCGAGCGTGGTTACGGAAGTTGCAGCGCGTACATCCGTGAGCTGATCCGCCGAGACCAGGATCGGCAGCACCTTCGAGGGCTGCTGCTGGAGGGCGGTGAGTCCGATCCCGCCGTCACCGCCGATACGGCCTACTTCGACGCGCTACGCGCCCGGGTTCGCAGGCACGCGACGGAGTGA
- a CDS encoding type II toxin-antitoxin system RelE/ParE family toxin produces MTPESVVLRAAARRDVDEAITHYLKEAGSQVVLGFIEALQEAFGHIADNPRSGSHRHGHEVNLPGLRSRPLRGYPHLAFYMTGHNRIDFWRILHDRRDVPEWLRDS; encoded by the coding sequence GTGACGCCGGAATCCGTGGTCCTGAGGGCGGCGGCCCGTCGGGACGTGGATGAGGCGATCACTCACTACCTGAAGGAAGCCGGCTCGCAGGTCGTGCTCGGTTTCATTGAGGCGCTCCAGGAGGCCTTCGGGCACATCGCTGACAACCCGCGATCCGGTTCGCACCGGCACGGTCACGAGGTGAACCTGCCCGGACTGCGCTCGCGGCCGCTCAGGGGTTACCCCCACCTCGCCTTCTACATGACAGGACACAACCGGATCGACTTCTGGCGCATCCTGCACGACCGACGCGACGTCCCGGAATGGCTGCGGGACTCCTGA
- a CDS encoding cation:dicarboxylase symporter family transporter has protein sequence MAAGLLSRVPAYVWTFLALAGGLAAGGFFPGPLAPVADATATLIAWVVAVVPLLILAALSPAIATLVRRGLAGRFAGAVVLWYVFTSTVAGLIAVVTSATIFRIPLATGDRGVWTEAAAMLRSLGEGGASWPLLAILAGVLLGAFGARHDPTYRVLRRIADSIEKAGGKLAYVMLPLILAFGITLGVRFGASLGLSHYLTMAAYTGGLVLVWWAFYTFVLVRRVGRRPVGPVLSGYYVPTAVFAAGTCSSLATLPVNLANAKKVGVRDEVADFVLPFGAVANLDASALAYVAYGPFVVSYVFGLELSWMMMLAAWPAVVLFTIAAPGLPAGMGTALWSATLFASMLGLEGQAQGEFIAGWIALSGGIPDMLRTATNTTGDGYTAIIFDGRFDEFFARDRG, from the coding sequence ATGGCTGCGGGACTCCTGAGCAGGGTCCCGGCGTATGTCTGGACGTTCCTGGCACTGGCCGGGGGTCTGGCCGCCGGCGGGTTCTTCCCGGGGCCGCTCGCTCCGGTGGCCGACGCCACGGCGACGCTTATCGCCTGGGTGGTCGCCGTCGTGCCGCTGCTTATTCTGGCGGCCCTCAGCCCGGCGATCGCCACGCTGGTGCGGCGCGGGCTCGCCGGGCGCTTCGCGGGCGCGGTCGTTCTCTGGTATGTCTTCACGTCGACCGTCGCCGGTCTCATCGCCGTCGTGACCTCCGCCACGATCTTTCGCATCCCGCTGGCCACCGGGGACCGGGGCGTGTGGACCGAAGCCGCCGCGATGCTGCGAAGCCTCGGGGAGGGCGGGGCCTCGTGGCCGCTGCTCGCGATTCTCGCCGGAGTCCTGCTCGGAGCCTTCGGCGCACGGCACGATCCGACCTACCGCGTGCTGCGACGAATCGCCGACTCGATCGAGAAGGCGGGCGGCAAGCTGGCCTACGTCATGCTTCCGCTCATTCTCGCCTTCGGCATCACCCTGGGCGTGCGCTTCGGCGCGAGCCTGGGGCTCTCCCACTATCTGACGATGGCCGCCTATACCGGCGGGCTCGTCCTGGTCTGGTGGGCCTTCTACACGTTCGTGCTCGTGCGGAGGGTGGGACGGCGGCCCGTGGGCCCCGTGTTGAGCGGGTACTATGTGCCCACGGCGGTCTTCGCCGCAGGCACGTGTTCGTCGCTGGCGACGCTCCCGGTGAACCTCGCGAACGCGAAGAAGGTCGGCGTGCGCGACGAGGTGGCGGACTTCGTCCTCCCGTTCGGCGCCGTCGCGAACCTGGACGCGAGCGCGCTGGCCTACGTCGCGTATGGACCCTTCGTCGTCAGCTACGTGTTCGGCCTGGAATTGAGCTGGATGATGATGCTCGCCGCGTGGCCCGCCGTCGTCCTGTTCACGATCGCCGCTCCCGGGCTCCCGGCCGGGATGGGCACGGCGCTGTGGAGCGCGACGCTGTTCGCGAGCATGCTGGGGCTCGAGGGCCAGGCGCAGGGGGAGTTCATCGCGGGCTGGATCGCGCTCTCCGGAGGCATCCCGGACATGCTGCGCACGGCGACCAACACGACCGGAGACGGCTACACGGCGATCATCTTCGACGGCCGCTTCGATGAGTTCTTCGCGAGGGATCGTGGCTGA
- a CDS encoding aminopeptidase, producing MADGRVAGGTVAEADVNLSPGARRLVHVNGRVLPGEVVVIVTDPTMGRYAEAVATAAREAGAAVTVCIIPMRDQDGQEPPPPVARAMAEAAVIFSPVRVSITHTRAMRAALEAGARVCMMTAYTDAIMTSPALLETDFEAQADVCHRLGAAFTEGKSARLTSPRGTDLRFGIAGRVANVLTNVPDPGELAPVPDIEVNVVPVTGSAEGTLIFDASVPYLGIGILEEPIVCSVREGAIVEMSGGAQADFLREHLESFGDPHCFNVAELGVGLNPNARLTGEMLEDEGVMGTIHIGIGTSHTLGGEIVAPTHYDLLMWEPTIAVDGRVVQRDKQVLV from the coding sequence GTGGCTGACGGAAGGGTGGCTGGCGGTACGGTAGCCGAGGCGGACGTGAACCTCTCGCCCGGAGCGCGGCGGCTCGTGCACGTGAACGGACGGGTGCTGCCGGGTGAAGTCGTCGTGATCGTGACCGATCCAACGATGGGGCGGTACGCGGAGGCCGTCGCCACGGCCGCCCGCGAGGCCGGGGCCGCCGTGACCGTTTGCATCATCCCGATGCGGGACCAGGACGGGCAGGAGCCACCGCCGCCCGTCGCGCGCGCCATGGCCGAAGCGGCGGTGATCTTCTCTCCCGTACGCGTCTCGATCACCCACACCCGCGCGATGCGGGCCGCCCTCGAGGCCGGGGCGCGCGTCTGCATGATGACGGCGTACACCGACGCGATCATGACCAGCCCCGCGCTGCTCGAGACTGACTTCGAGGCGCAGGCCGACGTCTGCCACCGCCTCGGCGCGGCGTTCACCGAGGGCAAGTCCGCGCGCCTCACCTCCCCTCGGGGGACGGATCTCCGCTTCGGGATCGCGGGTCGCGTCGCGAACGTGCTGACCAACGTCCCCGATCCGGGGGAACTCGCTCCCGTCCCGGACATCGAGGTCAACGTCGTGCCGGTGACGGGTTCGGCCGAGGGCACGCTCATCTTCGACGCCTCGGTCCCCTACCTCGGCATCGGCATCCTGGAGGAGCCCATCGTCTGCTCCGTGCGCGAAGGCGCCATCGTGGAGATGTCCGGCGGCGCGCAGGCCGATTTCCTGCGCGAGCATCTGGAATCCTTCGGGGACCCGCACTGCTTCAACGTCGCCGAGTTGGGCGTCGGCCTGAACCCCAACGCCCGCCTCACCGGAGAGATGCTCGAGGACGAGGGCGTCATGGGCACGATCCACATCGGCATCGGAACGAGCCACACCCTCGGAGGCGAGATCGTGGCCCCGACGCACTACGACCTGCTTATGTGGGAACCGACCATCGCCGTCGACGGCCGCGTCGTCCAGCGAGACAAGCAGGTTCTGGTATGA
- a CDS encoding aminopeptidase, producing the protein MRRGAEILVRTCAGVQPAEDVVIVTDPERMAIARAVADAALETGAVASIVIPPERSIDNEEPGPAVAAALSAADAAFLPVTLALAHTRAVREAIGAGARVLSMTAFTERMMREGGLFTDFRARKPLCDAIAAKLTAGERLRVTNPAGTDLTMSLAGVTGNSHACLLDGPGFTAVPNIEANCAPAQGTAEGVFVCDGSIPYYGVGPIREPVTFRISKGFVTDIEGGDQAGFLADLLARQDDRWVYNLAQFAFGLNPACTEFTGEMLNDEGVNGTVHIGVGTSANLGGTVSAKTHFDAIARAPTVWIDDEAILRDGEILDMVRVREARRAFREFYATCFWSYRPDLEIGLDDVAWVAETLKRNGNLKAWQVASRLSP; encoded by the coding sequence ATGAGACGAGGCGCGGAGATCCTCGTGCGGACGTGCGCCGGCGTGCAGCCCGCCGAGGACGTGGTCATCGTCACGGATCCGGAGCGGATGGCGATCGCCCGGGCCGTCGCCGACGCCGCGCTTGAGACCGGAGCTGTCGCAAGCATCGTGATCCCACCCGAGCGGTCGATCGACAACGAAGAGCCGGGACCCGCGGTGGCTGCGGCGCTCTCGGCCGCCGACGCCGCCTTCCTGCCCGTGACCCTGGCGCTGGCCCACACCCGCGCGGTGCGCGAGGCCATAGGCGCCGGAGCCCGAGTGCTCTCCATGACCGCGTTCACCGAGCGGATGATGCGCGAGGGCGGGCTCTTCACGGACTTCCGGGCGCGCAAGCCGCTGTGCGACGCCATCGCGGCGAAGCTCACCGCTGGCGAACGCCTGCGGGTGACGAACCCTGCCGGCACCGATCTCACCATGAGCCTCGCGGGCGTGACCGGGAACAGCCACGCCTGCCTGCTGGACGGCCCCGGCTTCACCGCCGTTCCCAACATCGAAGCCAACTGCGCCCCCGCGCAGGGCACAGCCGAAGGCGTGTTCGTCTGCGATGGGAGCATCCCCTACTACGGCGTCGGCCCGATCCGGGAACCCGTGACCTTCCGCATCTCGAAGGGCTTCGTCACCGATATCGAGGGCGGCGACCAAGCCGGATTCCTCGCGGATCTACTCGCCCGACAGGACGACCGCTGGGTCTACAACCTAGCCCAGTTCGCGTTCGGCCTGAACCCGGCCTGCACCGAATTCACCGGCGAAATGCTCAACGACGAGGGCGTGAACGGCACCGTCCACATCGGCGTCGGCACCTCCGCCAACCTCGGCGGCACCGTCTCCGCCAAGACCCACTTCGACGCCATCGCACGGGCCCCAACCGTGTGGATCGACGACGAAGCGATACTCCGCGACGGAGAGATCCTCGACATGGTGCGCGTCCGCGAAGCACGACGAGCCTTCCGCGAATTCTACGCCACCTGCTTCTGGTCGTACCGCCCCGACCTGGAGATCGGTTTGGACGACGTGGCATGGGTGGCCGAAACCCTCAAGAGGAATGGGAATCTGAAGGCCTGGCAGGTCGCAAGCCGACTGTCCCCCTGA
- a CDS encoding aldo/keto reductase — MTTPSDATRRDFLIRLAGAGAVLAAPRALFGSKPPVQETLPTRPIPGTEETLPIVGFGSSKPVLEIRTEGTEPVAGVIRVLLDHGGRVVDTSPRTPEIDAEFGTVLTAPEFSGRLFVATKINTDGEAAGIEQMRQNQRLVGSRTLDLLEVESMRDLDVHWPNVLRWKDSGEARYIGVTTSSIPQHEAFEAFMRTQPLDFVQVNYSVMEPNAEDRLLPLAQDLGLAVLINRPFMNGSYFGRVSGRELPDWAVEFDCASWAQFSLKYILAHPAVTCALTETTNPDHMAENIGAAFGRLPDEAAKRRMRELVQDF, encoded by the coding sequence ATGACGACCCCGAGCGATGCGACGCGACGCGATTTCCTGATTCGTCTGGCGGGTGCCGGCGCTGTGTTGGCTGCCCCGCGCGCCCTTTTCGGGAGCAAGCCCCCGGTCCAGGAGACGCTTCCCACCCGACCGATCCCGGGAACGGAGGAGACGCTGCCCATCGTCGGCTTCGGCTCCTCGAAGCCCGTGCTCGAGATCCGGACCGAAGGGACGGAGCCCGTGGCGGGCGTGATCCGCGTGCTTCTCGATCACGGCGGGCGGGTCGTGGACACCTCGCCGCGCACGCCGGAGATCGACGCGGAGTTCGGCACGGTCCTGACCGCGCCGGAGTTCAGCGGCCGCCTCTTCGTCGCCACGAAGATCAACACGGACGGGGAAGCCGCGGGCATCGAGCAGATGCGGCAGAACCAGCGGCTCGTCGGCAGCCGCACGCTGGATCTGCTCGAGGTCGAGAGCATGCGCGATCTGGACGTGCACTGGCCCAACGTGCTCCGGTGGAAGGACTCGGGCGAGGCGCGCTACATCGGCGTCACCACCTCCAGCATCCCCCAGCACGAAGCGTTCGAGGCGTTCATGCGGACGCAGCCCCTCGACTTCGTCCAGGTCAACTACTCGGTGATGGAACCCAACGCGGAGGATCGTCTCCTTCCGCTCGCGCAGGATCTCGGACTCGCCGTCCTCATCAACCGTCCGTTCATGAACGGCAGCTACTTCGGCCGCGTGAGCGGGCGCGAATTGCCCGACTGGGCGGTCGAGTTCGACTGCGCGAGCTGGGCGCAGTTCTCCCTCAAGTACATCCTCGCCCACCCCGCCGTGACGTGCGCCCTCACCGAGACGACAAACCCGGATCACATGGCGGAGAACATCGGCGCCGCCTTCGGGCGCCTCCCGGATGAGGCGGCCAAGCGCCGCATGCGGGAGCTCGTCCAGGACTTCTGA